A genome region from Thermoanaerobacterium xylanolyticum LX-11 includes the following:
- a CDS encoding stage V sporulation protein D — MLFFSILIISVLIVRLFWIQIVKSDEFQKLAIPQWTLDVAVTPKRGLILDRNGKALAESASSNKVSIIPKEVKDSQKDEIASKLSEILKIDKEDILKKINNKNVQEVLIARRIDDDTANKIRKLNLPCIVISGDTKRYYPEKNLASHILGFTGVDNQGLDGIESVYDSYLRGIPGRISSPVDALGRKMGNGEEEYIPPIDGYNVVLTIDSNIQHFAEKALDDAYAHTKPTKGAVAIVMDPKTGDILAMASRPDYDPNNPFAGSKSDWFKNWRDKAISDAYEPGSVFKTVTASAALEEGVVGLNEQFYDPGYIMVAGQRINCWATHYSETFVQGVQNSCNVVFATVAQRLGVDKLYKYIHEFGFGETTGITLPGEAPGLVMKEKDVGPVELATNSFGQGIAVTPLQMIRAVSAIVNGGKLMEPHIVKEIVDSDGKPIKEFKPTVIRQVISEKTSATMRQILESVVSEGTGKAGYIEGYDVGGKTGTTEKYTPGKYVASYVGFAPAEDPKVIALVVIDEPNAETHFGSALAGPVVRSILYDTLTYLNVKPKGIVVKPLVKVPDVRNLNLNEAQNALLKDKLQFSIEGTGNTVVDQMPKPGAMVEEDSQIVLYLNEYNNNGKVDVPDLKGKSITEASNILSSLGLKIKINGSGIAVSQKPEKGEKVDKGTTVEVDFRPLEN, encoded by the coding sequence TTGCTGTTTTTTTCTATACTTATTATTAGCGTTCTCATTGTTAGGCTTTTTTGGATACAGATAGTAAAAAGCGATGAATTTCAAAAGCTTGCCATACCTCAGTGGACATTAGACGTTGCAGTTACGCCAAAACGCGGCTTGATATTAGACAGAAATGGAAAGGCACTTGCTGAAAGCGCAAGTTCTAATAAAGTTAGCATAATACCGAAAGAAGTGAAAGACAGCCAAAAAGATGAAATTGCGTCAAAGCTGTCTGAGATTTTAAAAATCGACAAAGAAGATATCCTTAAAAAGATAAACAACAAGAATGTACAAGAGGTATTGATTGCAAGGAGAATTGATGATGATACGGCTAACAAGATAAGAAAATTAAATCTACCTTGTATTGTAATATCTGGAGATACAAAAAGATATTATCCAGAGAAGAATTTAGCTTCCCACATACTTGGGTTTACAGGTGTAGACAATCAAGGACTGGACGGAATCGAGTCGGTATACGACAGCTATTTAAGAGGAATACCTGGAAGGATTTCGTCGCCAGTTGATGCATTGGGCAGGAAAATGGGGAATGGTGAAGAAGAATACATCCCACCTATAGATGGTTACAATGTCGTTTTGACGATTGATTCAAACATACAGCATTTTGCTGAGAAAGCTCTTGATGATGCGTATGCACATACTAAGCCGACAAAAGGTGCTGTTGCAATCGTAATGGATCCTAAGACAGGTGATATTTTAGCCATGGCATCAAGACCTGATTACGATCCAAACAACCCATTTGCAGGTTCCAAAAGCGATTGGTTTAAAAATTGGCGAGATAAGGCTATATCGGATGCTTACGAACCCGGCTCAGTTTTCAAGACGGTTACAGCGTCAGCAGCATTGGAGGAAGGTGTTGTTGGGTTAAATGAGCAATTTTATGATCCAGGATATATTATGGTTGCAGGGCAGAGAATAAATTGTTGGGCCACACATTACAGCGAAACATTTGTACAAGGAGTCCAAAATTCCTGCAACGTTGTTTTTGCGACAGTTGCCCAAAGGCTTGGAGTAGACAAATTGTACAAGTACATTCATGAATTTGGCTTTGGAGAAACCACCGGCATAACATTGCCTGGAGAAGCACCTGGCCTTGTAATGAAAGAAAAAGATGTAGGTCCTGTAGAGCTTGCTACAAATTCATTCGGACAGGGTATTGCGGTTACACCGCTTCAAATGATACGAGCGGTTTCAGCGATAGTAAATGGTGGGAAATTGATGGAGCCTCATATAGTCAAAGAGATAGTCGATTCTGATGGGAAACCTATAAAAGAATTCAAACCAACCGTAATAAGGCAAGTGATATCCGAAAAGACATCAGCTACAATGAGGCAGATACTTGAAAGTGTAGTATCCGAAGGCACAGGTAAGGCAGGTTACATAGAAGGGTATGATGTTGGAGGAAAAACAGGCACTACAGAAAAATATACACCTGGAAAATACGTGGCTTCATACGTGGGATTTGCACCTGCAGAAGATCCAAAGGTGATAGCGCTTGTGGTGATTGATGAACCTAATGCCGAAACCCACTTTGGTAGTGCGTTAGCAGGACCTGTAGTAAGAAGTATATTGTATGATACTTTGACGTACTTAAATGTAAAACCAAAAGGCATTGTAGTGAAGCCTCTTGTAAAAGTTCCAGATGTAAGGAATTTAAACTTGAATGAGGCTCAAAATGCATTGTTAAAAGATAAGCTGCAATTTTCCATCGAAGGAACTGGAAACACAGTTGTAGACCAAATGCCTAAACCTGGGGCAATGGTAGAAGAAGATTCGCAAATTGTCTTGTATTTAAATGAATACAATAATAACGGAAAGGTTGATGTTCCTGATCTAAAAGGAAAATCTATCACAGAAGCGAGTAACATATTAAGCTCTTTAGGGCTGAAAATAAAAATCAATGGTTCTGGTATTGCTGTAAGCCAGAAGCCAGAAAAAGGTGAAAAAGTTGATAAAGGAACAACTGTTGAAGTCGACTTTAGGCCACTGGAAAATTAA